The genomic stretch tataGTTGCTTTGCTATGctagaagtacaccagggatgatagtataccagacattagaaaaaatcttTCACACAAAAAAGGTTATTGCAAAATTTTCACAATGTACAGTTtgtaatgcatcataccaaattagctatttagtctatagCATACATCAACCCtcccaatgcgcaaacgtgccgtgcatgataacaatgcagtgttttcgaatttaagaatcgaataataagttaaacggtaacgtaacagatgacattgatttaactttgtttacattaaggtttattataatgACGTAACCCACGCCAATTACTTTTTAtggtttataaaatttttatctAGGATATACAccgtgtattttataagaattgtgTTATTCTGTTTCAGCcttaatgttcttaactttcatGACAAATACTATTCTTATTGttcataatatatttttagcagggctatattaataaaataaagcttgctataagtTGTTATATCTAATGGCAAATTCTGctacatgtaacggcccatTGCTTTGGACAGAAAAAGGTTAAGTTTGTGAGATATATAcgcaataaaagttaattttctaattaaatttgtgcgtcatacaaatttttttattcaaacaaacaattaagcttagacatattctctactaaataatttaaacaacgcACCTGTTTCTTTTACCTCTCAGTAGGTAGCTTGCTAGCGTTCTCCTAATAAAACtgcaatcagttttttacttcaaatACTAAACTTCATTTCATCCCGAAGAGAACGAATTGAACATGCATGCCTgaaacatttccaatcagttctctttgtgatgttaaatcatcgtacgttagaaatatttctaactaCAACATCAACTTCGTTTGACAACAAcacaacagtttgttttttacatgattcgaattacattcatattcgaatccgatagaatttctataaaaggaagcaacctcggtcccagaacactaaaatggaaaatatagaaaaacaaatattagctttaatctaacctcatgatgagttaACATTGTTTGAATTAACTTTTTCCAggattactttaaaaaacagACAACCTTCGTCGCTccgcttttcttttttcaaaacaacttgtttccgttagatacggcgcgcacattAATCCGGGGGTAAAATTATACTATTATATTTTAACGACTCCGTGgggcttttaaaataaaaacaaaacaaaaaaacttttaaaaataagaaaaaattagtttcaataaaatgaagtttttagtaaaatagagttttattttttaaggtaaTAAGAAGGAAGAATTAAATGATTATATAGTagccccctgatttgcgttttttaacttggtaaattttagcgtaacgacacatcgtaagaaagtgacctgtactttgcgtgtcgtggactcacatggttactcacacaagcgtattattatatagattaataAAGCCATGCAATGCACCTAaaactagggactacctaggaccaatttgggtaagtttcccaaacctgggtccccgaatccgtggATGACGtcatgggttgatgacgtcatcaaaaaaccttcaaatcctaatatctctgcaaccgtttgtctaAAGTACACGACCctacacattttcttgatcagcgtttctagatctataagatgaaggcaacgagtatacaaatttcaaaagaaatattttttgtatttttattagggactttgctgacgtcagcaaaatttttaaacccttatatctcattaaccattcatcaaaagcacgtgattacatagattttcttgatcagcggtttaagctctacacaatagaggcaacgtagaaacaaggttctaatttttttgcagatgggttactgacgtcatcaaaattcatatgacgcttatttttcaattttatcccgccttagtggatttttccacggccttcatcgactagtctatattaataatacgccagttctgtctgtctgtgacttttgcaaagtggattatattctttactATTCTTTTCGATAAAGTCTGTAAAACATCGCCCATAAAGTTTTTCTGTAATTTACGAAACTTTAGCGTTAAATAATATTAGCGTCAAAGAAAGTATATTAACataagtgaagccattacaaggcactaaaaactttgaggccaaataacttggaaacgaggtggtgacgtcaatgatttttcaccgcgtgtgtaactagggaccacctaggaccaacttGGTACTTTTCCcaaaccgtttgtcaaaagtacatgatcctatacaattttctttatcagcgtttcaagatctatacgattaaggcaacaggtatacaaatttctaaaaaaaatgggttttgacgggccattgctgacttcagcaaaatttttgatcccttatatctccttaggcgtttgtcgaaaacatttgatcctatacattattttgatcagcgttttaacctctacacattacaggcaacgaataaactaaacttcgccaaattttttttgtacatccTTTTTATCCACTCTCTTGTTTTTCCGCGGGTTGGTTTATCATCGTCTGAATCGACGAGCTCGTTCAGCAACATGAGCAGCACTGCAGAATTCCTTCCgtccgccattttgttttttaggaaTGAATGAACTCTTTGTTgttcgaatgtttttaaaagcagtcccacaaacctaaaattttgcttcatccaacatgcattttttatccaacatttcatccaagaTACGAAAAAATGTTGCATGAAATGTTGGACTGGTTTGCCTTAAATGTTCAACATCGCAATGTTTTGTCTATATTGCTTTAGTCTATAGGGCCTTTCGAATTCTGCATAGAATGTTTCTGTTTATTAGACAGGACTGTTGAATTTTTACCTCGCGTGTTAATTATTACAGtataaaaacagatttttttctttaaccaacttagacggttaacaaatacaataataaccgattatcCCGTGCTTTAACGAAAATGTCGCTCTCAGTCACTGCAACGACCTCGGGCAATATTTTTAGCGGTACAGCCAGGGCAATGGTTACAGATGCCTACCCATTTTTAGGAACGACGgagtgaagaaaaaaaacaaaagaagttaAAGAAGCGGGAAGAGAAGTTAAAAAAACGCGAAGAGGAACATAGAAAGCAACAGGTaataagaaaacatttcttCAATATTGCCTATGCCATATTTTCTTCCCATATTTTATATGGTATTTATCTTTCCAGCATTCTgtgcatagtttttaaaatgttatttatgtTTAAATACTTCTGCAGTTAATGCACCAGCATTTTTTAGGAACTTGACGAACGCTACCGTATACTAAGAGAAAAGAAGTCTAAGCAAAAAGAGAACTTTTACCGACACAGTAAATCTAGCCTGAATTCAGCTGTCTCTAATCTCGAGAAGGTTTGTGTTTAGTAATCACTGTGCACAGTTTAACCTGTATATAGCAGACAACCACCACCCTCTCTTTGGTTTGTGTCAATCCTTGCCTCTATAAAATTTCGAActggtttattttatttttcgggTAAGACAACCTGTAATCGGGTTCGACCGTGTTACACGCGTCTAAGACCGTGATTTAAAAGAATTGACCGGTTTATTGTTATATATATCGTAGTCACGTCTGACGTGTAACGTAAAAGTATGCATATTTTTCGTATCCACTGATAtctttaatactttttttatgcAGTATTGCTCGAGCGAATTTGTAGATAGAAGGCAAAGACATGGACTTTCACCTTGGGATGAGAATAAGTACCCGAAACAATGTTATAATAGTCACCAAAGGATACCCAGATTCGAACGTAACCGCACTGCTTCTACAGAAGGTGCTGCGCTAAGATCACCTTATGTTGGTAGTAGAACGGTGACTGGTTCGCTCAATATAAAATGTTCGAACTTGTCAGCAAGCTGTAGCTCATTATCCAGTATTAGTTCAAGTGGTTCGTCTTCACCTCCACTGCCAGCATCCCCTCCACCGTGTAAAAACGTTGCTTGGAAAGTTCCTAGTTTTAATCACGATACTGCGACGTTATCTTCGGTGTCACCATGGTCTCAAACAGCTGAACGTGGCGTAAAATCCTATTCAAATGTTCGTCATGGAAAAAATAAGCCAACACGGTTATTTGATAATTCGTCACTGTTTTGCACTCAAGTTGACGCTGATAAACGCCAACGAGAAAAGAGCAATCTCCAAGGTGCGCAAAATGCTGGTGAATACACCTTGTTCGGGGCCCACTCATTTGGCAATGCGTTCAAATCCCCGATCAtgtgattggtttatttttgttaacaGTATAATATAtctagtttatttttttatgttcatGACGTTACAGGTAAAGTCATGTTATTGAAAAAAGGCTGGCTGTGGAAATAGAGAAATCTAATTAAAAGaaatagaatgttatttcttcccCTGTACTGCCACTACTTTTGGTAATTGTAGGGAGGGCCTTTTTAAGTTGGAAAgggttgtttttcttttaatcagTAGCTGGAGTGGTTATGAATAAATTGTCAGAGAGCAGAATTATTTCTGTTATAATAAGAAGGGTGGGTGttaataaaattgttgttttcttaTTCTGACTTTGAAATAGGTGGATTTTTATTCTGACTTCTTTAAATaagtcggtggcccgtgaaaaaatccacaagCTCGGCCATCTCTGTGATACCACACTGAATCCGCCTTGCTACTtccggtaccattttgcgtgagaaTTGTATATGGGTCGaccgtctttaaattacacgctggaatacggctattattaaagagactagccggaagacccggcgtcgaaacgccaggttaagccacaagtaactgttgttgaacgccctgGGGAGCGCCTAGTAAGagtcgtaaactgtgccacacggtcATGTGGAGTGGTTTAGTACagatatgcagtatgtcgtaaatcaagtgaagcgcatacaccattgtagtgttgcgactgtcacatatattataaaaataactttcccgcaacaaacctgaaataaaaacagagtttacaaaccgttgtttctccgtcatagcaaaaaaaaatagtcaatattattttataagtttcagtaaatattaagaaattaattgtgacactggactGGGTGCTTAGTAGGGCTAAACCGTGTCACACATGAGTTAATAGCCGTATAaaaccattttccaaaaaatctaCATCGCAACAGTTAAAGTAAAAACGGAGAAAAcgttttttggaaaatgttttTGGTGAAAGCATAGTACAGTTAACGGTTTTGCACAGGCGTATAAAGATAATACCATTTTGAAACACAGTTTCTCGCAGACTGTGTTTCAATAACAACACAAAAAGAAGTCCTTTGCTAACACGGGGTTGAGCGGTGGActgaccccttagtacaggtaaaccacatCGCACATGCgcctaggcgtaacagccttttccaaaaaacagtccgttgttaacactgagcttagcgcttagtacaggtaaaacgTGTCGCACATGCGTATAAGCTTAATAGTCTTTTCCAAaatacttcagtttaaataaaaaaataggaaacAGACCGTCGTTAAACAACACGGGATAGGCACATAGCACAGGTACTCCGtgtctcattaataaacttttgacttttgctaaagtttatattacagtaaagtggtagctaactacttaattgcatttagtatgaaaaagattacttaaaaattctgttgcagccaactgtacttggttacttttacattttagctCGAGGTGGCTAACCCCAGTCACAACCAAGTAAAAATCGGATTGGCTAAGAtaacacaaaaatcagaaatgttagctaacatctacgttggtagccagaatcttaaaattggttttgtttaaaattaatatatagctagagaacgtgacagtaagaggcaaataaaactaatacaaaGCTTAGGTGGCTGAATAAtaggtagcttagctagctagctaactataaagtataggtgaataaacatgtaaacaaatagaaaaatacccAAAAGTAGTTTTAAATGAAACTGCGATCTTGTTAAAATACAAAGAGAATTATTAGAAAGAAAATATGAACCAAACAGTTAAGAAACTTTTCTTTCCCAAGCAATGAGTTGGTTCGATCTGCTTGCCAAATTTCAGACCGATAACGTAAAAATCGTtgctaagaaatataaagagctttagcttctgattggtcatttata from Hydractinia symbiolongicarpus strain clone_291-10 chromosome 12, HSymV2.1, whole genome shotgun sequence encodes the following:
- the LOC130622434 gene encoding uncharacterized protein LOC130622434 → MTMNESFFGQYSVFCVFGSVVGCVVVPLIAQVLQQQSMECMILSAIVISLTAAHLNKKGGHDLNTKALVTKELEKKRTSHNNNNNKKHKQTHAHQQQHNHTTQHEQQYMQQHEHLKVVEMERRSEEKKQKKLKKREEKLKKREEEHRKQQELDERYRILREKKSKQKENFYRHSKSSLNSAVSNLEKYCSSEFVDRRQRHGLSPWDENKYPKQCYNSHQRIPRFERNRTASTEGAALRSPYVGSRTVTGSLNIKCSNLSASCSSLSSISSSGSSSPPLPASPPPCKNVAWKVPSFNHDTATLSSVSPWSQTAERGVKSYSNVRHGKNKPTRLFDNSSLFCTQVDADKRQREKSNLQGAQNAGEYTLFGAHSFGNAFKSPIM